Proteins encoded together in one Thermophilibacter immobilis window:
- the mraY gene encoding phospho-N-acetylmuramoyl-pentapeptide-transferase — protein MIGNPAYPTYQVFLAIAIAAAVTGLLMPLFIRLMRYEGLGQQIRADGPQRHLVKQGTPTMGGIVILVGVLVTCALLARWTTDLVLAVVVTLATGSLGLLDDVESVAHGRSLGLTPPQKMAGLVLVSVAFCLVAVNVCGISAEVRFPGGAAVDLGVITWAPEVAGTTVQVPVLYVVFVFLLMAGLSNAVNLTDGLDGLSGGCTMVVMLVMAMVAFNYEEVNLAIFAASIAGACVGFLWHNCYPATIFMGDTGSLALGAAFAALAVLTKTEVTSLVMGGLFIVEALSVIIQVASFKLTGKRVFLMAPIHHHFEKKGWSETKVVTRFWIVSAAFAALGFALYFQLG, from the coding sequence ATGATCGGAAATCCTGCCTATCCTACCTACCAGGTGTTTCTTGCCATTGCCATCGCCGCTGCGGTGACGGGCCTTCTGATGCCGCTCTTCATCAGGCTCATGCGCTACGAGGGGCTGGGGCAGCAGATCCGCGCCGACGGCCCCCAGCGCCACCTCGTGAAGCAGGGGACCCCCACCATGGGCGGGATTGTGATCCTCGTGGGCGTGCTCGTGACCTGCGCGCTTCTCGCCCGCTGGACCACCGACCTGGTCCTGGCCGTCGTCGTGACGCTCGCCACGGGGTCCCTGGGCCTGCTCGACGACGTCGAGTCCGTCGCGCACGGCCGCTCGCTCGGGCTCACGCCCCCGCAGAAGATGGCCGGTCTCGTCCTTGTCTCGGTCGCCTTCTGCCTGGTCGCCGTCAACGTCTGCGGCATCTCGGCCGAGGTGCGCTTCCCGGGAGGGGCCGCCGTGGACCTGGGCGTCATCACCTGGGCTCCCGAGGTCGCCGGCACGACCGTCCAGGTGCCCGTGCTCTACGTCGTCTTCGTCTTCCTGCTCATGGCGGGCCTCTCCAACGCCGTCAACCTCACCGACGGACTCGACGGCCTGTCCGGCGGCTGCACGATGGTGGTCATGCTCGTCATGGCGATGGTGGCCTTCAACTACGAGGAGGTCAACCTCGCGATCTTCGCCGCCTCGATCGCGGGTGCCTGCGTGGGCTTTCTCTGGCACAACTGCTACCCGGCCACGATCTTCATGGGCGACACGGGCTCGCTCGCCCTGGGCGCGGCCTTCGCGGCGCTCGCGGTGCTCACCAAGACCGAGGTCACTTCGCTCGTCATGGGCGGCCTGTTCATCGTCGAGGCGCTCTCCGTCATCATCCAGGTCGCGAGCTTCAAGCTCACGGGCAAGCGCGTCTTCCTCATGGCTCCCATCCACCATCACTTCGAGAAGAAGGGCTGGTCGGAGACGAAGGTCGTCACGCGCTTCTGGATCGTCTCGGCGGCCTTCGCGGCGCTCGGCTTCGCGCTCTACTTCCAGCTCGGCTAG